One genomic segment of Pedobacter endophyticus includes these proteins:
- a CDS encoding exodeoxyribonuclease III gives MKIISYNVNGIRAASTKNFFGWLQATNAEMVCLQEVKAMPSQIAEIIALIEQLGYHHYWFPAEKKGYSGVAILTKVKPNHVEYGCGEEWIDKEGRILRADFDDFSLMSLYMPSGSSGDERQLKKYEFMRFFDGYIGELRKEIPNLIVSGDYNICHTSIDIHNPKSNAKSSGFLPEEREWMQLFLDNGFIDAFRHFNKDSHHYTWWSYRAGARGKNLGWRIDYHLATRPMESRLKNLRILPDAIHSDHCPVLLEIE, from the coding sequence ATGAAAATCATCTCGTATAACGTTAACGGCATTCGTGCGGCAAGTACCAAAAACTTTTTCGGCTGGTTACAGGCAACAAACGCAGAGATGGTTTGCCTGCAGGAAGTAAAAGCAATGCCCTCGCAAATTGCTGAAATAATTGCGTTAATTGAGCAACTGGGTTATCACCATTATTGGTTTCCTGCCGAGAAAAAAGGCTATAGCGGCGTTGCCATTTTAACGAAAGTTAAACCAAACCATGTTGAATATGGTTGTGGCGAAGAATGGATTGATAAGGAGGGAAGAATATTGCGGGCCGATTTCGACGACTTTTCGCTAATGAGCCTGTACATGCCATCGGGCTCGAGCGGCGATGAACGACAGCTTAAAAAGTATGAGTTCATGCGGTTTTTTGATGGCTACATCGGTGAATTACGCAAAGAAATCCCTAATTTAATTGTTAGTGGCGATTACAACATCTGCCATACATCGATCGACATTCACAACCCGAAATCGAACGCCAAATCGTCGGGCTTTTTACCGGAGGAACGCGAATGGATGCAGCTCTTTTTGGATAATGGCTTTATAGATGCCTTTCGTCATTTTAACAAAGACTCACATCACTATACCTGGTGGAGCTACCGTGCGGGTGCAAGAGGTAAAAACCTGGGTTGGCGCATTGATTACCATCTGGCCACGCGGCCCATGGAAAGCCGATTAAAAAACTTGAGAATATTGCCCGATGCCATTCACTCAGATCACTGCCCTGTTTTGTTGGAGATTGAGTAG
- a CDS encoding 5-formyltetrahydrofolate cyclo-ligase: MLKSEIRKHASTDRLAIGEDEYSQLNKGLLDQFTMLDFEGINTIHLFLPIAEKREPNTFLIIEWLAENHPDIKIIVPKADFNTALMTHHEYLGINDLQKNLYNILEPQKGNLHSGEVDMVLIPLLSFDKQGYRVGYGKGFYDRFLQNLNAQKIGLSLSPAIEKIDDVNTHDIRLDLCITPAATITF, translated from the coding sequence ATGTTAAAATCAGAGATCAGAAAACACGCTTCAACAGACAGATTGGCAATCGGGGAAGATGAATATAGCCAACTGAACAAAGGATTGCTGGATCAATTTACGATGCTGGATTTTGAGGGCATAAACACAATCCACCTGTTTTTGCCGATAGCAGAAAAAAGAGAGCCGAATACTTTCCTGATTATCGAATGGCTAGCAGAAAATCATCCTGATATTAAGATCATTGTTCCGAAGGCCGATTTTAATACTGCTTTAATGACACATCACGAATACTTGGGCATAAATGATCTCCAAAAAAACCTTTACAACATCCTCGAGCCCCAAAAAGGAAACCTGCATAGCGGGGAAGTAGATATGGTTTTAATTCCGTTGCTGTCTTTTGATAAGCAAGGCTACCGCGTGGGTTATGGCAAAGGCTTCTACGATCGCTTTCTACAAAATTTAAATGCTCAGAAAATTGGCCTATCTTTGTCGCCTGCAATTGAGAAGATCGACGATGTGAATACTCACGATATCCGTTTAGACCTTTGCATTACCCCAGCAGCAACCATTACATTTTAA
- the efp gene encoding elongation factor P, producing the protein MAKASEIKTGNILRVNNELVTVDEWNHRTPGKGGAFYTGKFRNIKTGRIVEARMNTDEAVEICRVETNDYQYLYEDGDYLVVMDNNTYEQYNVEKSLFGSAIKFLKEGMSVIVSMESDEAIMGQLPNFAEFEITYSEPAVKGDTSTNALKAATLENGVEVKVPMFVNQGDKIKVDTRTGEYVERVK; encoded by the coding sequence ATGGCAAAAGCATCAGAAATTAAAACCGGTAACATTCTACGTGTGAACAACGAGTTGGTTACTGTTGACGAGTGGAACCACCGTACACCGGGTAAGGGCGGCGCATTTTACACGGGTAAGTTTCGCAACATTAAGACAGGCAGAATTGTTGAGGCTCGTATGAATACCGACGAAGCTGTTGAGATATGCCGTGTAGAAACCAACGATTATCAGTATCTGTACGAAGATGGTGATTATCTGGTAGTGATGGATAACAATACTTACGAGCAATATAATGTAGAAAAATCGTTATTTGGCTCTGCGATCAAATTTTTAAAAGAAGGTATGAGCGTTATCGTGTCGATGGAAAGTGATGAGGCGATTATGGGCCAGTTGCCAAACTTTGCCGAGTTCGAAATTACCTATTCTGAACCAGCGGTTAAAGGCGATACCTCTACAAATGCACTAAAAGCGGCAACGTTAGAAAACGGCGTTGAAGTAAAAGTGCCAATGTTTGTAAACCAGGGCGATAAAATTAAGGTTGATACACGTACCGGCGAATATGTTGAGCGTGTGAAATAA
- the efp gene encoding elongation factor P — protein sequence MAKASEVKTGNVLRFNGELVSVEEYIHRTPGNLRAFYQARMRNVKTGKIVEYRFRTDEEVTICRVETNDYQYLYEDGDYLVVMDNNTFEQYNIPKLLFGSAIKFLKEGMNVTIAFESDEPIVAQLPNSVELEITYTEPAVKGDTSTSAQKYATVETGAEIRVPLFINQGDKVKVDTKTGDYMERVK from the coding sequence ATGGCAAAGGCATCAGAAGTAAAGACCGGTAATGTGCTTCGTTTTAACGGAGAGTTAGTTAGCGTAGAAGAGTATATCCACCGTACGCCAGGCAATTTAAGGGCTTTTTATCAGGCTCGCATGCGCAACGTAAAAACGGGCAAAATTGTTGAATATCGTTTCCGTACAGATGAAGAAGTTACAATCTGTCGCGTTGAAACTAACGATTACCAATACTTATACGAAGATGGCGATTACCTGGTGGTGATGGACAACAATACATTTGAGCAATACAATATCCCAAAACTGCTTTTCGGTAGCGCGATTAAGTTTTTGAAAGAAGGTATGAACGTAACCATTGCCTTTGAAAGCGATGAACCGATTGTTGCACAATTGCCCAACAGCGTTGAACTGGAAATAACGTATACCGAACCTGCCGTTAAGGGCGATACATCGACCAGTGCCCAAAAATACGCAACTGTAGAAACAGGTGCCGAAATCAGGGTTCCACTGTTTATTAATCAAGGCGATAAGGTTAAGGTAGACACTAAAACCGGCGACTATATGGAGCGTGTAAAATAG
- a CDS encoding ABC transporter ATP-binding protein: MKIALNNVGRRFNKEWIFRGISAEFVSGDSYAILGPNGSGKSTLLSVLTGSLSPSEGDITFSNTKEIAIEDVYKHISLAAPYLELVETFTLKEIINFHFKFKDFAAGVDEKSLIGILGLEKSANKEIKYFSSGMKQRTKLALACCSNSPILFLDEPTSNLDVQGVNWYRELIENFTKDRLTIIGSNQIQEYEFCGNFMQITDFK; the protein is encoded by the coding sequence ATGAAGATAGCTTTAAATAATGTCGGTCGGCGATTTAACAAAGAATGGATTTTCAGGGGTATAAGCGCTGAGTTTGTATCTGGAGACAGCTATGCTATTTTGGGGCCAAACGGCTCGGGGAAATCAACATTATTGAGCGTTTTAACCGGGAGCCTGAGCCCATCCGAGGGCGATATTACTTTCTCAAATACCAAAGAAATCGCTATAGAGGATGTTTACAAGCACATTAGTTTAGCCGCCCCCTATTTAGAACTGGTAGAAACCTTTACTTTAAAAGAAATTATTAATTTCCATTTTAAGTTCAAAGATTTTGCGGCAGGAGTTGATGAAAAGTCATTGATTGGCATTTTGGGATTAGAGAAGTCGGCCAATAAAGAAATTAAATATTTTTCTTCGGGAATGAAACAAAGAACCAAACTAGCTTTGGCCTGCTGTTCCAACTCACCAATTTTATTTTTAGATGAACCAACAAGTAATTTAGACGTTCAGGGTGTAAATTGGTATCGCGAACTGATTGAAAATTTCACCAAAGATCGATTGACAATTATTGGATCGAACCAGATCCAGGAATATGAATTTTGCGGAAATTTTATGCAAATAACTGATTTCAAATAA
- a CDS encoding GNAT family N-acetyltransferase codes for MNDIVLIKTNSDNTDFRQLVILLDKYLAVTDGDEHAFYDQFNKVDAIKEVIVAYKNETPVGCGAIKPFSDTTAEVKRMFVHPDFRKQGIAAKLLTELEQWAAALGFSECILETGKRQTEAIAFYRKMSYKVIPNYGQYIGIDNSVCMAKSLASS; via the coding sequence ATGAACGACATCGTGTTGATAAAAACCAATTCAGACAATACTGATTTTAGGCAGCTGGTTATTCTGTTGGATAAGTACCTGGCGGTTACTGACGGCGACGAACATGCATTTTACGATCAATTTAATAAAGTTGACGCCATAAAAGAGGTGATAGTTGCGTATAAAAATGAAACTCCGGTTGGCTGCGGCGCAATAAAACCCTTCTCAGACACCACGGCCGAGGTTAAACGCATGTTTGTTCACCCTGATTTCCGAAAACAAGGTATTGCCGCGAAGCTGCTGACTGAGTTGGAGCAGTGGGCCGCCGCTTTAGGTTTTTCTGAGTGCATTTTGGAAACAGGAAAAAGACAGACAGAGGCAATCGCCTTTTATCGAAAAATGAGTTACAAAGTAATCCCAAATTATGGTCAATACATTGGTATTGATAACAGTGTTTGTATGGCCAAGTCTTTGGCTTCGTCTTGA
- the lpxA gene encoding acyl-ACP--UDP-N-acetylglucosamine O-acyltransferase, whose translation MIQPLAYIHPQAKIAENVVIEPFVVIHKDVVIGEGTWIGSNVTIMDGARIGKNCRIFPGAVISGEPQDLKYAGEVTTAEIGDNTTIRECVTVNRGTKDKWKTVIGSNCLIQAYSHIAHDCEVGDNCIFSNSTTLAGHITIGNNVVLAGLVAIHQFVKVGSYAFVTGGSLVRKDVPPYVKAAREPLSYAGINSVGLRRRGFTNEQIDEIQEIYRVLFVKHNNVTKALDIIEAEFKPTEIRDEIVDFIRNSNRGVMKGFGMGS comes from the coding sequence ATGATACAACCGTTAGCATATATACATCCCCAGGCAAAAATTGCCGAAAACGTGGTAATTGAGCCCTTTGTAGTGATACATAAAGACGTTGTTATTGGCGAGGGAACCTGGATTGGCTCGAACGTTACCATTATGGATGGTGCCCGTATCGGTAAAAACTGCCGTATTTTTCCAGGTGCAGTCATTTCTGGCGAACCACAAGATTTAAAATACGCTGGTGAGGTTACAACTGCTGAAATTGGCGATAACACCACCATTCGCGAATGTGTAACCGTTAATCGCGGTACAAAAGATAAATGGAAAACCGTTATTGGCAGCAATTGCTTAATTCAGGCCTACTCGCACATTGCGCACGATTGCGAAGTGGGCGATAATTGCATTTTTTCTAACAGCACCACTTTGGCGGGCCACATTACCATTGGTAACAACGTAGTTTTGGCCGGTTTGGTGGCCATTCACCAATTTGTAAAAGTTGGCTCGTACGCGTTTGTAACAGGCGGCTCATTGGTACGTAAAGATGTTCCGCCCTATGTAAAGGCGGCCCGCGAACCACTTTCGTATGCTGGAATCAACTCTGTTGGCTTGCGTAGGAGAGGCTTTACCAATGAGCAAATCGATGAAATTCAAGAAATTTATCGTGTGCTTTTTGTAAAACATAACAATGTAACCAAGGCGCTCGACATCATAGAAGCTGAATTTAAGCCAACGGAAATCCGCGACGAAATTGTAGATTTTATCCGCAACTCAAATCGTGGCGTGATGAAAGGCTTCGGCATGGGGAGTTAG
- a CDS encoding bifunctional UDP-3-O-[3-hydroxymyristoyl] N-acetylglucosamine deacetylase/3-hydroxyacyl-ACP dehydratase translates to MNVRQRTIKKEISASGVGLHTGANVTLTFCPAPENHGFKFQRIDLEGNPIIDADADNVTDTSRGTTITQNGASVSTVEHVMASLVGMDLDNVLIKLDGPETPIMDGSSIQFIDLLEEAGTIEQNADREYFTIPHNITYTEADRKVEIVAMPLDDYRFTCMIDYNSPVLGSQHAGINTIAEFKKEIASCRTFCFLHELEYQLSHNLIKGGDLNNAIVIVDKEVTKDELGHLAKLFNRKDIDVAPQGILNNMELRYQNEPARHKLLDMIGDLALVGMHLKGHIMAARPGHAANVAFAKKIKAAIKKEKNKKIQKVYDPSAKPLYDVVQIMDILPHRQPFLFVDKILELSKNHVVGVKNVTMNEEFFKGHFPGTPVFPGVIQIEAMAQVGGILVLSTVPDPSNYLTYFLKIDNVRFRAQVLPGDTIVFRCDLLEPIRRGIAQMKGVGMVGEKIVVEAEMMAQISKVKQTEPAQ, encoded by the coding sequence ATGAACGTTAGACAAAGAACGATTAAAAAAGAGATATCTGCATCGGGTGTTGGTTTACACACAGGTGCTAATGTTACCTTAACTTTTTGCCCTGCACCAGAAAATCACGGGTTTAAATTCCAACGCATCGACTTGGAAGGCAACCCGATTATCGACGCTGATGCAGATAACGTAACCGACACCTCCCGCGGTACAACCATTACCCAAAATGGTGCCAGTGTGAGCACTGTTGAGCATGTAATGGCATCGTTGGTAGGTATGGATCTTGATAACGTGCTTATAAAGCTTGACGGGCCTGAAACGCCTATTATGGATGGAAGCTCCATTCAATTTATTGATTTATTGGAAGAAGCAGGAACTATTGAGCAAAATGCCGATCGTGAATACTTTACCATTCCCCATAATATTACTTATACAGAGGCCGACAGAAAGGTGGAGATTGTGGCGATGCCATTGGATGACTATCGCTTCACTTGTATGATCGATTATAACTCTCCGGTTTTGGGGAGCCAGCATGCTGGCATAAACACCATTGCTGAGTTTAAAAAGGAAATTGCTTCTTGCCGTACATTCTGCTTTTTGCACGAGCTCGAGTATCAGCTATCGCACAACCTAATTAAAGGTGGCGATTTAAATAATGCCATTGTAATTGTAGATAAAGAGGTTACCAAAGATGAATTAGGTCATTTGGCCAAACTTTTCAACCGTAAAGATATAGATGTAGCGCCGCAAGGCATATTGAACAATATGGAGCTACGTTACCAAAATGAGCCTGCACGACACAAATTGCTTGATATGATTGGCGATTTGGCGTTGGTAGGTATGCATTTAAAAGGCCACATTATGGCAGCAAGACCGGGCCACGCAGCTAATGTAGCCTTTGCCAAAAAAATTAAGGCCGCCATTAAAAAAGAGAAAAACAAGAAAATACAAAAAGTGTACGATCCGAGCGCTAAGCCATTATACGATGTTGTTCAAATTATGGACATTTTGCCGCACCGTCAGCCATTTTTATTTGTTGATAAAATTTTGGAGCTTTCTAAAAACCATGTTGTGGGCGTTAAAAACGTAACCATGAACGAGGAGTTTTTTAAGGGCCATTTTCCGGGCACGCCAGTTTTTCCGGGTGTAATCCAAATTGAGGCCATGGCCCAGGTGGGTGGCATTTTGGTGTTAAGCACCGTTCCAGATCCAAGCAACTACCTTACTTATTTCTTAAAAATAGATAATGTTCGCTTTAGGGCGCAGGTACTTCCCGGCGATACAATCGTTTTCCGTTGCGACTTGCTCGAGCCTATTAGAAGAGGTATTGCTCAAATGAAAGGCGTAGGTATGGTTGGCGAAAAAATCGTTGTAGAAGCCGAAATGATGGCCCAGATCTCTAAAGTTAAACAAACCGAACCCGCTCAATAA
- the lpxD gene encoding UDP-3-O-(3-hydroxymyristoyl)glucosamine N-acyltransferase translates to MQFTAKQISEFLDGSIDGNPDVAVSELSKIEDGKEGSLSFLSNPKYENFLYSTRASVVIVSRSFAPTQPYTSTLIRVDNPYSSFTILLDKYNEAINAQAAQSGVDKLAFVHPTAKIGKNVFIDAFSYIAENVVIGDGCKINSQTFIGANSKIGDNCTFFPGVKIYHNSVIGNKVTIHANTVIGSDGFGFAPQKDGTYNKIPQIGNVIIEDDVEIGANTTVDRATMGSTIVRKGAKIDNLIQIAHNVEIGENTVLAAQSGISGSTKVGANSVVGGQVGIAGHLTLAKGTQIGAQAGINFNITEENKQWHGSPAQPLRNWMRASVIFKHLPDVEKRINLLEQELKKLTAELEKNTIHNER, encoded by the coding sequence ATGCAATTTACTGCAAAGCAGATAAGCGAGTTTTTAGACGGTTCCATTGATGGCAACCCAGATGTAGCCGTATCAGAACTTTCTAAAATAGAAGATGGTAAGGAGGGCTCGCTTTCTTTTCTTTCTAACCCTAAATACGAAAACTTTTTATATTCAACCCGGGCATCGGTTGTTATTGTTTCGAGGAGCTTTGCGCCAACACAGCCATATACAAGCACATTAATTCGGGTAGATAATCCGTACAGTTCATTTACCATACTTTTAGATAAATATAACGAGGCAATAAATGCGCAGGCCGCCCAATCGGGGGTAGATAAGCTTGCTTTTGTACATCCAACTGCGAAGATTGGCAAAAATGTTTTTATCGATGCTTTCTCGTACATCGCCGAAAACGTGGTTATTGGCGATGGTTGCAAAATTAATTCGCAAACTTTTATTGGTGCTAATTCCAAAATCGGCGATAACTGCACTTTTTTTCCGGGCGTTAAAATCTATCACAATTCAGTTATCGGCAACAAGGTAACCATACATGCAAATACCGTAATTGGAAGTGATGGATTTGGTTTTGCGCCGCAAAAAGATGGTACTTATAATAAAATTCCGCAGATCGGAAATGTGATTATCGAGGATGACGTTGAAATTGGAGCCAATACCACTGTAGATAGGGCAACAATGGGCTCAACGATTGTTAGAAAAGGAGCGAAAATCGATAACCTCATTCAAATTGCCCACAATGTGGAAATTGGCGAGAACACAGTTCTTGCCGCTCAGTCGGGCATTTCAGGAAGTACTAAAGTGGGCGCAAATAGTGTGGTTGGCGGTCAGGTTGGTATAGCCGGTCATTTAACCCTCGCAAAAGGAACCCAAATTGGCGCTCAGGCCGGAATAAACTTCAACATTACCGAAGAAAACAAGCAATGGCACGGTAGCCCCGCACAACCGTTGCGCAACTGGATGCGTGCCTCAGTCATTTTTAAACATCTGCCTGATGTAGAAAAGAGAATTAACCTTTTAGAACAAGAATTGAAAAAGCTTACAGCTGAACTGGAAAAGAACACAATACACAATGAACGTTAG
- a CDS encoding HD domain-containing protein, whose product MNKKKIINDPVYGFISIPSALIYDVISHPYFQRLRYIKQLGMTHLVYPGALHTRFHHALGAMHLMGLAIEILRSKGTSITKGEEEAAILAILLHDIGHGPFSHALEHSLVTGIMHEDISMKLMQELNAHFDGQLTHAIEIFNGTYPKRFLHQLISGQLDLDRMDYLNRDSFFTGVSEGVISFDRIIKMFNVFDDDLVIEEKGIYSIEKFLIARRLMYWQVYLHKTVIAGEMILVKLLERAKELSAAGENLFAPPSLNYFLKNDINEEDFFLQQAHLTHFTNLDDQDIYTAVKVWASHSDKILSTLCQMLTSRNLYKVEMSNEMAPADRVEFLQDAAVNLLGIKPANVHYFVFTSAIQNRAYNAGVGNIKILMKNNDIVDIAKASDLSNLESLQKTVEKYILCYPRGI is encoded by the coding sequence TTGAACAAGAAGAAAATAATCAATGATCCCGTTTACGGTTTCATCAGCATACCTTCGGCGTTAATCTACGATGTAATTTCTCATCCGTATTTTCAGCGATTGCGGTACATTAAGCAGCTTGGGATGACGCATTTGGTCTATCCCGGCGCTTTGCACACCCGTTTTCACCATGCCCTGGGCGCCATGCATTTAATGGGCCTGGCCATAGAGATACTGAGAAGCAAGGGCACCAGTATTACAAAAGGTGAAGAGGAAGCGGCAATACTGGCTATTTTACTGCACGATATTGGGCACGGGCCATTTTCGCATGCCTTAGAACATTCGCTCGTAACGGGCATCATGCACGAGGATATTTCGATGAAGTTGATGCAGGAACTTAATGCGCATTTCGACGGACAGCTTACTCATGCCATAGAGATTTTCAACGGAACCTATCCGAAACGGTTTTTGCATCAACTCATTTCCGGTCAGTTGGATTTAGATAGGATGGATTACTTGAATCGCGACAGCTTTTTTACGGGGGTAAGCGAGGGCGTAATCAGTTTCGACCGGATTATCAAGATGTTTAACGTTTTTGATGACGACCTTGTTATTGAGGAGAAGGGGATTTACTCGATAGAAAAGTTTTTAATTGCCCGCAGGCTGATGTATTGGCAGGTTTATTTGCATAAAACCGTAATTGCGGGCGAAATGATATTGGTGAAACTGCTCGAAAGGGCCAAGGAGTTATCGGCAGCGGGCGAAAATTTATTTGCGCCGCCATCGCTGAATTATTTCCTCAAAAACGATATCAATGAAGAGGATTTCTTTCTTCAACAAGCGCACCTTACCCATTTTACCAACCTCGATGATCAGGATATTTACACCGCGGTAAAAGTTTGGGCAAGCCATTCTGATAAGATCTTATCTACGTTATGCCAAATGCTGACATCGAGAAACCTCTACAAAGTGGAGATGAGTAACGAAATGGCACCAGCCGATCGGGTCGAATTTTTGCAGGACGCAGCAGTGAACTTATTGGGCATAAAACCAGCAAATGTGCATTATTTTGTGTTTACAAGTGCCATTCAAAACCGGGCCTACAATGCAGGTGTGGGGAACATTAAGATTTTGATGAAAAATAACGATATTGTCGATATTGCAAAAGCATCAGATTTATCCAACTTAGAGTCTTTACAAAAAACTGTTGAGAAGTATATCCTCTGTTATCCGAGGGGTATTTAA
- the porX gene encoding T9SS response regulator signal transducer PorX, with protein MQETKILWADDEIDLLKPHILLLNDKGYAVTTFTNGNDALEAFGKAHFDLVFLDENMPGMSGIETLSAIKNLNPDVPVVLITKSEEENLMEDAIGSKIDDYLIKPVNPKQVLLTIKKLIDNKRLVSEKTSMAYQQDFRRLGMTLSDRLNYEEWIDVYKKIVFWELELEKLDDPQMHEILTMQKQEANTQFSKFIEENYLDWIKNKETAPLLSNELLKKKAFPYINDTTPVFFILIDNLRYDQWKIINPLISEFFRIDEEDMYTSILPTATQYARNSIFSGLMPLDMEKRFPQLWQNDDDEGGKNMHEEAFLADNIKRSLRKDCKFSYNKILTFEQGKDLVDQTHTLLQNDFNAIVFNFVDMLSHARTDMQMIRELANDDAAYRSLTLSWFEHSPLWDLLKKISQKQVKVIITTDHGTIRVKKPVKVIGDRATNTNLRYKQGRNLNFNAKDVFLIKNPHDAMLPKINISSSYIFAREDSYFVYPNNYNQFVNYYNETFQHGGISLEEMIIPVVTYSPR; from the coding sequence ATGCAAGAAACTAAAATATTATGGGCCGATGATGAAATCGACCTGTTAAAACCTCATATACTTTTACTAAATGATAAAGGTTACGCGGTAACCACGTTTACCAACGGTAACGATGCGTTGGAAGCGTTTGGAAAAGCCCATTTCGACCTGGTTTTTCTGGATGAAAATATGCCGGGAATGAGTGGCATTGAAACGCTCTCTGCGATTAAAAACCTTAACCCCGATGTTCCGGTGGTGCTGATTACGAAAAGTGAGGAAGAAAACCTGATGGAAGATGCCATTGGTAGCAAGATTGATGATTACCTGATTAAGCCGGTAAACCCCAAACAGGTGCTGCTAACGATTAAAAAACTGATAGACAATAAGCGTTTGGTGAGCGAGAAAACTTCGATGGCTTACCAACAGGATTTCCGCCGGTTGGGCATGACTTTAAGTGATCGGCTAAATTATGAGGAATGGATCGATGTTTACAAAAAGATCGTTTTTTGGGAGTTGGAGCTCGAAAAATTAGACGACCCTCAAATGCATGAGATTTTAACCATGCAAAAGCAAGAAGCGAATACGCAATTCTCAAAATTTATAGAAGAAAATTACCTGGATTGGATCAAAAATAAGGAAACAGCGCCCTTGTTATCAAATGAACTGCTGAAGAAAAAAGCGTTTCCTTATATTAACGATACCACGCCGGTGTTCTTTATCTTGATTGATAACCTTCGCTACGATCAATGGAAAATCATCAATCCTTTGATTTCGGAGTTTTTCAGAATCGACGAGGAAGATATGTACACCAGTATTCTTCCAACAGCCACCCAATATGCCCGTAACTCCATATTTTCGGGGTTAATGCCTTTGGATATGGAAAAAAGGTTTCCGCAGCTTTGGCAGAACGACGATGATGAGGGCGGAAAAAACATGCACGAGGAGGCTTTTCTGGCCGATAATATTAAACGCAGCTTAAGAAAAGATTGTAAGTTTAGTTACAATAAGATTTTGACTTTTGAGCAGGGCAAGGACTTGGTCGATCAGACCCACACTTTGTTGCAAAACGATTTTAATGCCATTGTATTCAACTTTGTTGATATGTTAAGCCATGCCCGAACGGATATGCAGATGATTCGTGAACTCGCTAATGATGATGCCGCTTATCGTTCGTTAACGTTATCGTGGTTTGAGCACTCACCACTTTGGGATTTGTTGAAGAAGATTTCGCAGAAACAGGTTAAAGTAATCATCACCACCGACCACGGAACGATCAGAGTTAAAAAGCCGGTAAAGGTAATCGGCGATAGAGCTACCAATACCAATTTGAGGTACAAACAGGGAAGAAACCTTAATTTTAATGCAAAAGACGTTTTCCTGATCAAGAACCCACATGATGCCATGCTGCCCAAAATAAACATTAGTAGCAGCTACATTTTTGCCCGCGAAGATAGTTACTTTGTTTACCCGAATAACTACAATCAGTTTGTAAATTATTATAACGAAACCTTTCAACATGGCGGTATTTCGCTGGAAGAGATGATTATTCCGGTGGTTACTTATTCGCCAAGGTAA
- a CDS encoding RNA polymerase sigma factor codes for MEQGIEDLALIQDVLNGNPAQYALLVKRHQRFVFTLALRFSKNREDAEEIAQDCFVKAYKALGTFKQTSKFSTWLYTITYTTAMTFLRKKRLNTASLNDEDTFVQLENHTSAFNANGYEKHNRNKFLAQAINLLMPDDATIITLFYQGEQSLEEIGAALNMEANTVKVKLHRARQRLKEKLQFLLKDEVKELL; via the coding sequence ATGGAGCAAGGAATTGAAGATTTAGCGCTGATCCAAGATGTATTGAACGGAAACCCTGCTCAATATGCTTTGCTGGTTAAGCGCCATCAGCGGTTTGTGTTTACCCTTGCGCTCAGGTTTTCGAAAAACAGAGAAGATGCCGAAGAGATTGCGCAAGACTGTTTTGTTAAAGCGTATAAAGCATTGGGTACGTTTAAGCAAACATCGAAATTTAGCACATGGCTCTACACCATTACCTACACCACCGCAATGACTTTTTTGCGTAAAAAACGTTTAAATACCGCTTCTTTGAATGATGAAGATACTTTTGTTCAGCTCGAAAACCATACCTCAGCCTTTAATGCGAATGGTTACGAAAAGCACAACCGTAATAAGTTTTTAGCGCAGGCCATTAACTTGCTTATGCCAGACGACGCTACAATTATAACCCTCTTTTACCAGGGCGAACAAAGTTTGGAGGAAATTGGTGCCGCACTGAACATGGAGGCAAACACGGTGAAGGTAAAATTGCACCGGGCCCGACAAAGGCTTAAAGAGAAATTACAATTTTTGTTAAAAGATGAAGTAAAGGAGTTACTATGA